The Procambarus clarkii isolate CNS0578487 chromosome 64, FALCON_Pclarkii_2.0, whole genome shotgun sequence genome includes a window with the following:
- the LOC138354752 gene encoding circumsporozoite protein-like, translating to MQEFIVTVVVVVVVIAVVIVVAVVIVVAVCTSGADYSNSADDGNADGATVDSGSAGGSNVGSGNAGGGNAGGGNAKGSNFNAGGGNAGGAIANGSNFNAGGGNAGDAIINRCGVSAGGANAGGSNANRSGVNAGDANAGGGNANRSGVSAGGGNADRSGVSAGGANASGGNANRSGINAGCGNANRSGVSAGGDNANRSGVSAGGGNADRSGVSAGGGNANRSGVSAGGAKASGGRSGGSHH from the coding sequence ATGCAAGAATTTATTGTTACAGTGGTGGTCGTCGTGGTGGTAAtagcagtggtgattgtggtagcagtggtgattgtggtagcagTTTGTACTAGTGGTGCTGATTATAGTAATAGTGCTGACGATGGTAACGCTGACGGTGCAACCGTTGACAGTGGTAGCGCTGGCGGTAGTAACGTTGGCAGTGGTAACGCTGGCGGTGGTAACGCTGGCGGTGGTAACGCTAAGGGTAGCAATTTTAACGCTGGCGGTGGTAACGCTGGCGGTGCTATCGCTAACGGTAGCAATTTTAACGCTGGCGGTGGTAACGCTGGCGATGCTATCATTAACCGTTGCGGTGTTAGCGCTGGTGGTGCTAACGCTGGCGGTAGTAACGCTAACCGTAGCGGTGTCAACGCTGGCGATGCTAACGCTGGCGGTGGTAACGCTAACCGTAGCGGTGTCAGCGCTGGCGGTGGTAACGCTGACCGTAGCGGTGTCAGCGCTGGCGGTGCCAACGCTAGCGGTGGTAACGCTAACCGTAGCGGTATTAACGCTGGCTGTGGTAACGCTAACCGTAGCGGTGTCAGCGCTGGCGGGGATAACGCTAACCGTAGCGGTGTCAGTGCTGGCGGTGGTAACGCTGACCGTAGCGGTGTCAGCGCTGGCGGTGGTAACGCTAACCGTAGCGGTGTCAGCGCTGGCGGTGCTAAGGCTAGCGGCGGCCGTAGCGGTGGCTCCCATCACTAA